In a single window of the Chondrocystis sp. NIES-4102 genome:
- a CDS encoding family 2 glycosyl transferase: MSVKFFQQKIVKFLFGGGVAAGFNLLLIFVLIEWLGFNTSLLRNLANIIAIELSLILSFFIYRLWVWTGGVWRISAILFKQLPLYHLSAGTAVLLRVLVVFPLLDRLGVNYGVNTIIGVLLSAIINYLISDRLVFKDRQTQLYYPEGLESSHHQTKVSNHIKTLNSNTAIKLFSIVIPAYNEEENIAKTVESLTQTLNEALIAYEILIVNDNSRDRTESVLQEICTYHPQVRYINNYYPNGFGFAVRCGIENFSGDAVAIIMADSSDSPDDLINYYYKLQEGYECVFGSRFIEGGKVIDYPGHKLWINRLANLFIKVLFGLKYNDTTNAFKAYRREVIEGIFPLISHHFNLTVEMPIKAMIRGYSYTIIPISWRNRQKGVSKLKIKEMGSRYLFITLYLYLEKTLSRGDYVRREKKILIQTNK, from the coding sequence ATGAGCGTGAAATTTTTCCAACAAAAAATAGTCAAGTTTTTATTTGGGGGGGGTGTTGCAGCAGGGTTTAATTTACTCCTAATTTTTGTTTTGATTGAATGGTTAGGATTCAATACCAGCTTGTTACGTAATCTGGCTAATATCATTGCCATTGAACTATCTCTAATTCTGAGCTTTTTTATCTATCGTCTTTGGGTTTGGACTGGAGGAGTATGGCGGATCTCTGCAATATTATTTAAACAATTACCTCTGTATCATTTATCCGCAGGTACAGCAGTATTATTGAGGGTTTTGGTTGTCTTTCCCCTTTTAGATAGATTAGGGGTAAATTATGGTGTTAATACGATAATTGGGGTTTTATTAAGTGCAATCATTAATTATTTAATCAGCGATCGCTTGGTATTTAAAGATCGCCAAACGCAATTATATTATCCAGAAGGGTTAGAAAGTTCTCATCACCAAACAAAAGTTAGCAACCATATAAAAACTCTTAACAGTAATACGGCGATTAAATTATTCTCAATTGTCATTCCTGCCTACAATGAAGAGGAAAATATTGCTAAAACAGTTGAATCTTTAACTCAAACTTTAAATGAGGCTTTAATTGCTTACGAAATTTTGATTGTTAATGATAATAGTCGCGATCGCACTGAATCAGTTTTACAAGAAATTTGTACTTATCATCCACAGGTGCGTTATATCAATAATTATTATCCTAATGGTTTTGGTTTTGCAGTTCGATGTGGAATTGAAAACTTTTCAGGTGATGCAGTAGCGATCATTATGGCGGATAGTTCTGATTCTCCAGATGATTTAATTAATTATTATTACAAACTGCAAGAAGGTTATGAATGTGTGTTTGGTTCGCGTTTTATTGAGGGAGGTAAAGTTATTGACTATCCTGGTCATAAATTGTGGATCAATCGTTTAGCTAACTTGTTTATTAAAGTTTTGTTTGGTTTAAAATACAACGATACCACTAATGCTTTTAAAGCTTATCGTCGAGAAGTAATTGAAGGTATTTTTCCTTTAATTTCTCATCACTTCAATTTAACAGTGGAGATGCCCATCAAAGCAATGATTAGAGGCTATTCTTATACAATTATTCCTATCTCTTGGCGCAATCGTCAGAAGGGAGTTTCTAAACTAAAAATTAAAGAAATGGGTAGTCGCTATTTATTTATTACTCTTTACTTGTACTTGGAAAAAACCTTATCTCGTGGTGATTATGTACGTCGAGAAAAGAAGATTTTAATTCAAACTAATAAATAA